In a single window of the Niabella ginsenosidivorans genome:
- a CDS encoding phospho-sugar mutase — protein MDKEIQQKADQWLQGNYDQETKEAVKKLQEDPKGLTEAFYQNLEFGTGGLRGVMGVGTNRMNKYTVGMATQGYANYLLQTYPGTEVCVAIAHDSRNNSRFFAETTAHVFAANGIRVFLFEALRPTPELSFAIRVLKCQGGVVCTASHNPKEYNGYKAYWNDGGQLVPPHDKNVIREVEKIASVDDVKWTGNDELITIIGKDIDEQYIEMVKGLSVFPEVIEKQSDLKIVYTPIHGTGITLVPQVLERFGFKNVHIVKEQETPDGNFPTVEYPNPEEKETMSIGLEKAKELDADILLGTDPDADRVGIGVKDNHGNWVLMNGNQTAVLAFNYLLEARKEKGLAQPNDMIITTIVTTGMIDELAKGYGVHCYRVLTGFKWIAELIREKEGKENYIIGGEESFGLMIGDQIRDKDAVSAVALLCEMAAYEKDKGKTLFEKLVELYILFGFYKERLISITKKGIDGQQQIAAMMQDYRDHLPKEINGSKVVRVLDYQSRRSTDPHTGAFTDITLPKSNVLQFQLEDGSLISARPSGTEPKIKFYFSVKEKLAGADQFDEVNRQLETKIDRIIADMKL, from the coding sequence ATGGATAAGGAGATTCAGCAAAAAGCAGATCAATGGTTGCAGGGCAATTATGATCAGGAAACCAAAGAGGCTGTAAAAAAACTGCAGGAAGACCCGAAAGGGTTAACCGAAGCCTTTTATCAGAACCTTGAGTTCGGTACCGGCGGCCTCAGGGGCGTTATGGGGGTGGGCACCAACCGCATGAATAAATATACGGTTGGAATGGCCACACAGGGATATGCCAATTATCTGCTGCAAACCTACCCGGGTACAGAAGTATGCGTGGCCATTGCGCATGACAGCCGGAACAACAGTCGTTTTTTTGCGGAGACCACTGCCCATGTTTTTGCTGCCAATGGCATAAGGGTGTTCCTGTTTGAAGCGTTGAGGCCCACTCCGGAGCTTTCATTTGCCATACGGGTCTTAAAATGCCAGGGGGGTGTGGTTTGCACCGCCTCGCATAATCCAAAAGAATATAACGGGTATAAAGCCTACTGGAATGATGGCGGGCAACTGGTGCCGCCCCATGATAAGAACGTGATCAGGGAAGTGGAAAAAATAGCTTCGGTAGATGATGTGAAATGGACGGGCAACGATGAATTGATCACCATCATTGGGAAGGATATAGACGAGCAGTATATTGAAATGGTGAAGGGCCTGAGCGTGTTCCCGGAGGTAATTGAAAAACAAAGCGATCTGAAAATTGTATATACGCCCATTCATGGAACCGGTATTACGCTGGTGCCGCAGGTACTGGAACGTTTTGGCTTTAAGAACGTGCATATTGTAAAGGAACAGGAAACGCCGGATGGCAATTTCCCTACGGTGGAGTATCCCAATCCTGAAGAAAAGGAAACCATGAGCATTGGCCTGGAGAAGGCTAAGGAACTGGATGCGGATATTTTGCTGGGAACAGATCCGGATGCCGACCGGGTAGGCATCGGTGTAAAGGATAACCATGGCAACTGGGTGCTGATGAATGGCAACCAGACCGCTGTGCTGGCTTTTAATTATTTGCTGGAAGCAAGAAAGGAAAAAGGCCTGGCACAACCCAACGATATGATCATTACCACTATTGTAACCACCGGTATGATCGATGAACTGGCCAAAGGATATGGCGTGCATTGCTACCGGGTGCTGACCGGTTTTAAATGGATCGCAGAGCTGATCCGGGAAAAAGAAGGAAAAGAAAATTATATCATCGGCGGCGAGGAAAGCTTTGGACTGATGATAGGGGATCAAATCCGTGACAAAGATGCAGTAAGTGCTGTGGCACTGCTTTGCGAAATGGCCGCATATGAAAAGGATAAGGGTAAAACCCTATTTGAAAAATTAGTGGAGCTCTACATCCTCTTTGGTTTTTATAAGGAACGGCTGATCTCTATTACCAAAAAAGGAATAGACGGCCAGCAGCAGATCGCTGCTATGATGCAGGACTACCGCGATCATTTGCCCAAAGAAATTAATGGCTCCAAAGTGGTGCGCGTACTGGATTACCAGAGCAGGAGGTCTACAGACCCGCATACAGGTGCCTTCACTGATATTACACTGCCCAAATCCAATGTGCTGCAATTTCAATTAGAAGACGGCAGCCTCATTTCTGCAAGACCCAGTGGCACAGAACCAAAGATAAAATTCTATTTCAGTGTAAAAGAAAAATTAGCCGGCGCAGATCAGTTTGATGAAGTGAACCGGCAACTGGAAACAAAAATTGACCGCATTATTGCGGATATGAAGTTATAG
- a CDS encoding alpha/beta hydrolase translates to MKYRERKKSFFFTVACLCFFIAGRTQDLNKSFSIATLHSDILNEDREIYISLPPGYDDARYSAARYPVLYFFDGETSIGFYKAVTQFLSKGAYACMPEMILVGIKNKDRTRDLTPTKSFIRSPDDSTVRLFQNSGGNEHFIQFLAKELFPYISRHYRTDDYRIISGHSFGGLAASNILVHHAGLFNAYILMDPSIWWDNAYILRQARSLAPSKIRHKTKLYLAQANNKTKSASFDAGNDATEQFNNVVGACRIPFLEHKYKFYEQEDHGTIALPALYDALKFIFTGYEVDFKEISRQPDIIINSYKKFSESAGHTFIPSQQKLEQIIRFFKENKKYREAQIVYRQYKELYPGSKYTF, encoded by the coding sequence GTTGCCTGTCTCTGTTTTTTTATTGCAGGGCGCACGCAGGATCTTAATAAAAGTTTTTCCATCGCAACGCTTCATTCTGATATCCTTAATGAAGACCGTGAAATTTATATATCGTTGCCGCCGGGTTATGATGATGCCCGGTATTCCGCGGCGCGCTACCCCGTTCTTTATTTTTTTGATGGGGAAACCAGCATCGGCTTTTATAAAGCGGTAACGCAATTCCTGAGCAAGGGTGCATATGCCTGTATGCCTGAAATGATCCTTGTTGGCATTAAAAACAAAGACCGCACGAGGGACCTGACCCCTACAAAATCTTTTATAAGATCACCGGATGACAGTACGGTGCGCCTGTTTCAAAACAGCGGTGGCAATGAGCACTTTATTCAATTTCTGGCAAAGGAATTGTTCCCGTACATCAGCCGGCATTACAGAACTGATGACTACAGGATCATAAGCGGCCATTCATTTGGCGGCCTGGCGGCTTCGAATATTCTGGTGCATCATGCCGGCCTGTTTAACGCATATATATTAATGGATCCCAGCATTTGGTGGGACAATGCGTACATCTTACGACAAGCGCGGAGCCTGGCACCTTCAAAAATACGCCATAAAACAAAGCTATACCTTGCACAGGCCAACAATAAGACCAAATCAGCCAGTTTTGACGCCGGTAATGATGCTACTGAACAGTTCAACAATGTAGTGGGCGCCTGCCGAATACCCTTTCTTGAACATAAATACAAATTCTATGAACAGGAAGACCATGGCACTATTGCCCTGCCGGCTCTGTACGACGCGTTAAAATTTATTTTTACAGGATATGAAGTGGATTTTAAAGAAATATCCCGGCAGCCGGATATTATTATAAACTCCTATAAAAAATTCTCGGAAAGCGCAGGACATACATTTATCCCTTCTCAGCAAAAGCTGGAACAGATCATCCGGTTTTTTAAGGAAAATAAAAAGTACAGGGAAGCGCAAATTGTGTACAGGCAATATAAGGAGCTTTATCCCGGCAGTAAGTATACATTTTAG